The region AAAATCCTAATTCTCTATCGCCCCTCCTACTTCAAGCAGTCACATTTTTGAACAGTAAGCTAAAAAGGAGACCCTTATAAAAAAGCGTCTCCTTTTTCTTCTAATAATTCTTAGGAAGATTAAATTCTAAAACATCATACCCTTGTTCTCTCATTTGTGCTAACAATTCTTCAAGATTAGCTGCTTTAAGATATCTAAAATCTGATTTTAATTTACTTTCATTAACAATCCAAATTTCATCATGAGGATAGTAATGATCAATAATTTTAAAATGCCGCTCCATCTCCTCATCCCCCCTTTAAAAAGTAGCAACCAGAACTGAAATATTAAATCCTGAATCATCATAATCTCCCCATGATTCCCAAACAACGTCTTTATCCTGAATCACTTGATGGCGGTGTCTTGAATACTCGTCAATCAATAAAGAAATCCCTTCTTTCGTTTTTCCTGAGTGAACTAAACTCTGAACTTTTCTAATATTCTCTGTCAGTTGCGTAACCAATACACGAGGTAAATGGTGTGAGCATACATCTTGACGTAATTTTGATGGTTCTAATAAGATACGAATCACTAACTCCGCCTGAGCTCTCCCACTAAATAATTCTTTGTAATTAGTTCCTTGAGTCACCAAAACTAATTCATTCTCTTTGTGTTCATAACATCCCTTTTCAAGAGGATAATCTTGATACAATTCAAAAGGAAGTCCCTTTTCTTCGATTAAACGCTTCATCTTTTTTTGTAAAATCCAAGTGACATCACGGCTAACCATAAATTCATATTTAGGATATTCCTGTTTGATTTCCTCTAATGCCATAAAAAAAATCTCCTGGCCAATCATCACACACATCACCCTTATTCCTAAATCCCTCCTAATACATCCTATTCAAAACGAAAGAGGAATATTTCAATAAATTAAAACGTTTTCTCTATTTTTCTGTGATTCGCTTCATATAATCCATCATCAGACCAATTAATAAGATAACGCCACAACACGTTATAAAAATTGACGCATGATTCAAATGATTCATTGCAATCCCAATCGATGCCCAAATAATGACAGACGGATAAATAAAGTCCTGTTGTGTTGACAAAATAGTAATTGCGATAAATCCAATAAACATTAAAAGAAAAATTGTCCAAAACGTCTCAGATAATCCGAATAATTCAACACCCCAACGACTCTTTAACACAATCAAAGTTTCAATCAAACTAGCAATTGAAATCCAACTTAAATAAACGGATAATGGCACTCTAAAAAAAGATGATTTGCTAGTGGCATGTCGGCAAGAGATATAACTGAATACAGTCATTAATAAAGAACCTATGATACAAAAAACTGCAATTGGTTGACCAACCAACAACGATCCTCCAGCAAAGCAAAATACTAACGGGATAAAGCGACTCACTTTTTGATATGCAACATCGTATTCAGTAGACTTAAAGCCAAATCTTATAATCCAAATCCCAAATAATAAATAGATGATAATCCAAATCAAAAACGCGTAAGGTGCTGGGGTAATAAGCGGTTGAGCTCCCGCTACACTGAAGGCTGTTTTTCCATTAATAAAAAAAGAACAAACTAATAAAAATACATAACTAACCACATTAAAAAAAGTAAAAATAAATTTCTTATTCATCCCATTCTCTCCTATTTCATAAGACTTATACTTAAGCTTATGTTAAAACCTATCAAAGTCGAACTGATTTATAAAAAAATGACAACATAAATGAATAAATCTAAGAGTTGATAGATCATATAATCTACACAATATCTTTTACTTAAAGGTAGCGCTCATCTAAGAGTTTATCTCTCACTTAGCTTTCTGTTAACAACTTTATTCATTTGAAGAATGACTTATTCTTTTTTATTATCCTCTAACATGAAAAAAAGATAATTCCTGTTGAATACAGAAATTATCTTTACTAAATGGCGCTTATATCATGTTTTTAATAAGAGAACCTATTTTGATAACTTAAGATTTTTAATCGACTGATAAAGAAACATCGTCTATATTTACTGCCTCGATGCCGGCATTACCATATACGAATCTCACTTCTATTTGTTCAGTGCCAGCAGGTGCTTGCGAAGTAATACCACGATAATATGAGAAAATACTTTCACCTGTTGGAAGATCCCCACTTCTTATCGGAATTGTTAACCCAACTACATTAGAAGGTAAAAAAGTTACAGTAGCAGTTAGTGGTCCGCCAGTCCCCTGAGCGTTAGCAAAGAATGAAAACTCATAGTAACATCGACTATCATCAGAAACGTCTACTGTCTGTGTTAAAGTAGTATTACCTGATAATCTAACAGCTGATTGTCCTGAGTGAACTCGCCCCTGGGAAATTTGGCTAGCAGTTGTACCAGTAACAGTCCAATCAGTTGGAACCTCTGCTGCTGTAAAAGATTCAAATCCTGGATTATCTAATAACTCTCCTGAAGATTGACATTCACAGTTTCTAGTTGGTTCTTGTGATTCGTGTTTACAGCGGCAATGACAATCGCGATCATGATGATTGTGTTCATGACAATCGCGATCCATTCCATCATTTCCTGTTTGAACAATAAAGTAATTTGGCATTGTAACACCTCGTTTTAAATTTTTACTTTCAAGCTTAGATTCATAAGCTAAGATACTATATTCAAAGAAACTATCTGGTGTATAGACATAATCATTTACTTTAAGATTTTTTTATTTTAAGCTAATTTCCTATATTCGAAGAACCTATTTGAAGTAAAAAAACTCGTAGCAAATAAACTTCAAATTCGTCTATTTGCTACGAGCCTATAAGATAAAAGGACTACAACATAAATTTTATCGAACCTTATTTTCATTGTAAAAATTAAAATAAATCATCAATATGAATATAGTCCCCTGCATTATCTTTTAATTTATCTATCGAATGGACGTATCGATTGGTTGTCGCTATATTTTGATGAGCCGCAAAATCTCGAACTTTTTCAATACTTGCCCCACCTGTAATAGCAAGGGTAATTGCCGTATGCCGAGTTGAATGAACTTTTAAATGTTTATCTATCCCAGCCTTTTTACAAGTTGATTTCAACATATAATTCAAAGAGCTTGGATCAAGTTTCTCATTATTCCTTTTATTACGAGAGTGGCCAATAAATAAATATGATTCTGCATCCTGGATCATATCACGATTAGTGCGCTCGATATATTCTTCAATCAACCGCTTCAGACTCGACTGAATTTTTACCATATCTTTTTTATTTCCTTTTCGCATGACATGAATGACATCATACTCACCATATGTCGTAATATCTTTTAATTTAATATTAATCATTTCAGATTTACGAAGTGCAGTCGTAAGTGCTAAGACGATAATGGTTTTATTACGAAGTTCCACAATTTTTCTTGTATCAAAGATTGAGATCAGTCGTTGACACTCATCCTGAGTTAAAAACTCTGTTTCCTTATTATTCACCTTTGGCTTTTCATCTTTCAAATTTCCAAACGGGTTAAAATAAAGTAATGATTTTCCCGTTCGATTATCTTGATATTTTAATAGCCACTTATACAAAGAGCTCAGTGAAGAGACCTTGCGATTGATCGTAGCAGAAGCACATCCTTTTCCTTTTAAATCAAGTAAATAATGTTCGACATCAAACATATTAACTGCTATGATTTGTTCTAATTGAATCTGTTCAATATAATCAACTTGAAAAAAATCCAAAATGTCTCTTTCATATGAAATCGCAGTGTAGTGACTACTGCTTGCTTTTAAATTTAAAAAGTGACGAATAAAGTGTACTTTTTGAGATTCGCCGACGGCTCTATTTTGTGATAAAACTATCTCCATTCTACTCACCATTCTCCTGTTTATTCCACATTTAATCATATCACAACTTAAAAATTTTTGGATAATAAAAAATAAAATACCACAAATAACCACTCATCATTTAGAATGATTTAATCTTAAAAATTTGTTTGGCATTTAACCCCATTAATTTTTCGTAATCCGTATGACTTAAAGAATTTTTCAGGTCATAAAAATAATCTTGATAAATACGCTTTCCAAGAGTCTCCAATCCATCAATCGGATTATCACTTCCGAACATGATTTTATCCACTCCACAAACTTTGATGGCTTTAAGGGTATCTTTTGCATTAACCCAAGTTGTATCACCATAAAGATTCGGTAACTTTGAAATCAGTTTAATCGCTAATTCATGATCCGTTCCGAGCCCTAAATGCACCATCACAAAATTCAAATCAGGATATCGCTTGGCTACCTCATAAACATGTAACGGTGTTGAATACGGATCGTTTGCGGTATGAGTCACAATTGGAAGCTGATATTTTCGTGCCAACTCAAAATAAGGAATCATCCGTTTATCATCAAATGCCACCCTTGAATGATAAGGATGAACTTTTAAACCATAGATAACCGCTCGATTTTCTTCAATCAATGCCTCTAAAGAGGCATCAACCGCTTCAAGCAACGGTTTCACCCAGATTAAAGCACCTAATCGATTGGGATGCTGCTTTACAAACTTCAATACTCTCTCATTACTCTTTAGTTGTGAATGTTGAGAGCAACTTGGAATGAGTACTTGTTCATGATCAACTTCTGAAGATTCAACATTCGAAACTAAGCAAAAATCAATCGCATATCGTTCCATTGAATCTAGTAATACGGTTTCTGAGAGCTTAAAATTTAACATTTCCCCTATATGAGCATGCGAATCAATAATCATACTTCCACCTCGTTTTATTTGATGGACTTATTATACAATAAAAACAGAGATGGGTCACCTCTTGAAATATGAGAAAGAACGGTTTAAAAATGCACCTTAAATCCTAAATAACAAAACAAACAATATCCTTATATAATATAGAAAGAAAAAAAGCTTCCAAATAGAAGCTTTTAAAACGTATCTTTAAGTTTTATTCCTAGATAAATTTCACCAACCGCTGTGACAATAAGAGCCGTTCCAATCAAATACGGTGCTGTCATTAGTACTGTGAACGGTTGAAAGACCACAATGACACCAAATAAAATTAAAATCACATTATAAACTGTATAAGCATTTAACCCAAAATATCCTCTAGTCAATGACATCAATAACAAATAAATACCACGAACTAAGACCCAAATTCCGTAAGAGAAAATTAAAATATTAATCGTTGATAAGGGATAGAGCCATAAAACTAAGCCAAATAAGATATTAATGATTCCATTAAAAATAAAGAACCATCTTTCTTCCCGTCCACTTGTCCGAATAATCGTTGAAATGCCCACAATTACAAATAGTACGGCAATAATCGTGCTCATACTCATAATCGTTTCTATTGGGAAGATAAAGAACAAGATTCCAAGAACCCCAAAAATAATCCCTTCTATCACAAACATTTTTTCTAAAAATGATGACATCAAAAATCCTCCTTCTTATTTAAACGCCTCACATCGATGTGCCACTTCACCACTTGCTTTTGCTAACGCAAGTTCAATGCCACTATCATCAATTTCAGTTCCCTGAATGAGTAACGGTTCAATACACTCAATTCCTAAAAAACGAAAAACATCATAAAGATACGTAATTCCATGATTGACACGAGTTCAAACGAACGGAATACTCATACTTTTAAATGGGTAAATATCAGCAGATGATTGAATATAAATTGCCTTTCGTTTTTTAGTATGAAGTAGGCCTTTTACCCCTTTAGGAGAAATAGAAATCGTTTGGTCATTTAAAATCAAACAATCTAGGTATTGCTTTAATTTATAAGGGAATGATAACGTCCACATCGGTGCTGCAATGACATAGCGATCGGCACTCTTAAATTGGTCACACAGTTGTTGCATCCGATTGACAATGTTTTGATCTTGCTCACTTAACTGTCTAAATCGGTCGCCATTAACAAGGGTAGCGCGTGATAAAAAATGGTGATCATTTGGTTGTGGAATAGCATCATGAAAAACATTAATTTCTTCAATCACATACTCAGGATGCTGCTCTAAAAAACAATTTAAGAAAATACGTGCACCTCGTTGACAACTCGATAAAGATTCCGGCTTCGAACTTGCAACAATATACAATAACTTTTTCATAGAAAAGACACTCCTTATGATATACCTATTTTTAGTATGTCTCGTTTTTTCACCCTTATAACCTTAATTTATAAAAAGTTGTATTGAAACGATTCAACGTGTAATGGGTTACACTCTTAAAAGCCCTTTCTTATCCTGATTTTCTTCGCTATAATGAAAACAACAGTATGATAAGGGGGATTTAGACATGAGAAAGATGCAAACATTCGAAGCTTATGTGGATCAATATGAAACAATTACCGTTTATTTAAAAAAGACGTTTTATAATGGGGAAAGCTCTACTTTCCGTTTAAAAGATGAAAATTCAGCCTCAGTTGAATTAGAAATCCTTGAAAAAGTTGAAGATGGAGATTACGTTAAATACTTATTAAAATCTCCAAGCTTAACATTTGGTGGAGAGTATCGTGTGGCAGATGACCATAATTTACAAACGCCTTTACAATTTGGATATGTCGTCCGTACAAAAGAATTCGATGAAGAATTCTACTACGCGGGTGATGATTTAGGAACAACATACACAAAAGAAGCGACAATCTTTAAAGTATGGGCACCGATTGCAAATCGTGTAAAAGTGGATATCAAAGTTAAGGGTGATTATCAAACTTATGATTTATCACGTGAAGAAAATGGAGTATGGACTGCAACCGTTAAAGGTGACTTAGAATTAGCCTCATATGTTTACCTCGTTAAAGTTAATGGAACATGGAATGAGGCAACTGATCCATATGCCATTGCGTCAACTCCAAATCATAAACGTACAGTGATCGTCGATCCTGAAAAAATTAAAATTGACTCTAATCGCGAGATGGCACCAAAAGTACAGTCATATACCGATGCAATTATTTATGAAATGCACGTTCGTGACTTCTCAGTTCATAAAAATTCAGGAATTAAAAATGTGGGTAAATTCTTAGGAGTTGTTGAGGAAGGAACTCGCACAAGCCGTGGGACTTTAACCGGTCTTGATTATTTAGTTGACTTAGGTGTTACACATATTCAGTTATTACCGACTTACGATTTTGGATCAGTCGATGAATTAAATCAATTCGAAACTTATAACTGGGGGTATGATCCAGTTCAATACAACGTCCCAGAAGGTTCTTACGCAACAGATGTTTTAAATCCTTATTCACGCATCATTGAAATGAAACAAATGATTGCTAAACTTCATGAAAAAGGATTCCGTGTCACAATGGATGTTGTTTACAATCATATGTTTGATGCCGGATCATCAGCCTTTGAAAATATTGTGCCTAACTACTACTTCCGCCTAGGTGAAAATGGTGAAGTTTCAAATGGTTCATGGTGCGGAAATGACGTTGACTCGTTACGTCCAATGTGCCGTAAATTCATTATTGACTCAACAAAAATGT is a window of Turicibacter sanguinis DNA encoding:
- a CDS encoding amidohydrolase family protein, with translation MIIDSHAHIGEMLNFKLSETVLLDSMERYAIDFCLVSNVESSEVDHEQVLIPSCSQHSQLKSNERVLKFVKQHPNRLGALIWVKPLLEAVDASLEALIEENRAVIYGLKVHPYHSRVAFDDKRMIPYFELARKYQLPIVTHTANDPYSTPLHVYEVAKRYPDLNFVMVHLGLGTDHELAIKLISKLPNLYGDTTWVNAKDTLKAIKVCGVDKIMFGSDNPIDGLETLGKRIYQDYFYDLKNSLSHTDYEKLMGLNAKQIFKIKSF
- a CDS encoding NAD(P)H-dependent oxidoreductase — protein: MKKLLYIVASSKPESLSSCQRGARIFLNCFLEQHPEYVIEEINVFHDAIPQPNDHHFLSRATLVNGDRFRQLSEQDQNIVNRMQQLCDQFKSADRYVIAAPMWTLSFPYKLKQYLDCLILNDQTISISPKGVKGLLHTKKRKAIYIQSSADIYPFKSMSIPFV
- a CDS encoding HdeD family acid-resistance protein encodes the protein MSSFLEKMFVIEGIIFGVLGILFFIFPIETIMSMSTIIAVLFVIVGISTIIRTSGREERWFFIFNGIINILFGLVLWLYPLSTINILIFSYGIWVLVRGIYLLLMSLTRGYFGLNAYTVYNVILILFGVIVVFQPFTVLMTAPYLIGTALIVTAVGEIYLGIKLKDTF
- a CDS encoding tyrosine-type recombinase/integrase — its product is MEIVLSQNRAVGESQKVHFIRHFLNLKASSSHYTAISYERDILDFFQVDYIEQIQLEQIIAVNMFDVEHYLLDLKGKGCASATINRKVSSLSSLYKWLLKYQDNRTGKSLLYFNPFGNLKDEKPKVNNKETEFLTQDECQRLISIFDTRKIVELRNKTIIVLALTTALRKSEMINIKLKDITTYGEYDVIHVMRKGNKKDMVKIQSSLKRLIEEYIERTNRDMIQDAESYLFIGHSRNKRNNEKLDPSSLNYMLKSTCKKAGIDKHLKVHSTRHTAITLAITGGASIEKVRDFAAHQNIATTNRYVHSIDKLKDNAGDYIHIDDLF
- the pulA gene encoding type I pullulanase, translated to MRKMQTFEAYVDQYETITVYLKKTFYNGESSTFRLKDENSASVELEILEKVEDGDYVKYLLKSPSLTFGGEYRVADDHNLQTPLQFGYVVRTKEFDEEFYYAGDDLGTTYTKEATIFKVWAPIANRVKVDIKVKGDYQTYDLSREENGVWTATVKGDLELASYVYLVKVNGTWNEATDPYAIASTPNHKRTVIVDPEKIKIDSNREMAPKVQSYTDAIIYEMHVRDFSVHKNSGIKNVGKFLGVVEEGTRTSRGTLTGLDYLVDLGVTHIQLLPTYDFGSVDELNQFETYNWGYDPVQYNVPEGSYATDVLNPYSRIIEMKQMIAKLHEKGFRVTMDVVYNHMFDAGSSAFENIVPNYYFRLGENGEVSNGSWCGNDVDSLRPMCRKFIIDSTKMWIRDYGFDGFRFDLMGILDIDTMNQLTEECQAIDSSVMVYGEGWNMPTLMDDELKAMMFNNEKMPKIAHFNDQFGRGIKGSPFETEMSDIGYGLGYTGEINRAMNVIAGSCTSIGTKPVFKEPTMTLNYVECHDNMTLFDKIMLSNKCESLETRLKRQKMITALILVSQGIAFLHAGQEFNRTKDGDHNSYTSPDSVNKLDWDRKDEYIETVEFVKGFIKLRKELKALRLNTAEEIKKHVTVRSLENRVIEYTISNVQAYGPYEEIKVFMNPTHTSIDIKLKDDYQLIANQAGVLTEQNSVNELTVDSIELVVLAK